Proteins encoded in a region of the Schaalia hyovaginalis genome:
- a CDS encoding ECF transporter S component: MTPPSTEIRTSNRSGLRDSALGTRNLMTIAALAIVGSLLVVPLSIATPVLATTPKAILGLCAIMGVWYLAYLLPGLLVRKPGAFLIAGLLMGVISTFTTPLGPSAIIGNAMGAAFLELPMLLLLYRKWTWWAYALGATVFGAFNAAVYGASYQIVQTPAEYALGIALSLGSCYLTLACAMLLRRSLERAGIGVLK; this comes from the coding sequence ATGACACCCCCATCCACCGAGATCCGCACGTCCAACAGGAGCGGGCTGCGGGACTCCGCGCTCGGCACCCGCAACCTCATGACCATCGCAGCACTCGCCATCGTGGGCTCGCTCCTCGTCGTCCCCCTCTCGATCGCGACCCCGGTCCTCGCCACCACCCCCAAGGCGATCCTCGGGCTGTGCGCCATCATGGGCGTCTGGTACCTCGCCTACCTCCTGCCCGGACTCCTCGTCCGCAAGCCCGGCGCATTCCTCATCGCCGGCCTCCTCATGGGGGTCATCTCCACCTTCACGACCCCCCTCGGCCCGAGCGCCATCATCGGGAACGCCATGGGCGCCGCCTTCCTCGAACTCCCGATGCTCCTGCTCCTCTACAGGAAGTGGACCTGGTGGGCCTACGCCCTCGGCGCCACGGTCTTCGGCGCATTCAACGCCGCCGTGTACGGCGCCTCGTACCAGATCGTCCAGACCCCCGCCGAATACGCCCTCGGCATCGCCCTCTCGCTCGGATCCTGCTACCTCACCCTCGCCTGCGCGATGCTCCTGCGCCGCTCGCTCGAACGCGCCGGGATCGGAGTGCTCAAGTGA
- a CDS encoding ABC transporter ATP-binding protein produces the protein MITTLLSLLDSRSALKASIFAHALSGVLQGIALALLVPFLSSFLSSGAPDPLWLAPLLIAVLLAMAASIAGSVIAFRVASIDMCGTLIRKVGARVQELPLGWFDAGSTGRVTTATSTSISLLSHLPSIVIPKLVSTAGSALVLLLATLYYDWRMGLAIAVSIPIALWALRLLRKAVVREHRAEEEAMTDLSSRILEFARLQPVLRATSALEDGWGPLEGALRREHETTRRAGLAKGPAGALFHAGIQIPLVLALGIGAFRMLGGELDETAFIALALMAVRFAEPTGMLAFYVDPLHQSRVALDGISSIIDAPGLPEPADDEARVPSKPLDVVLDDVSFSYNPDRPVLEHLDITLPAESVTALVGPSGSGKSTVLRLIARFWDADSGSIRIGDADVRAVRTPDLMNMVSMVFQDVYLFDTSIEENVRIGRSGASDEEVAAAAARAGLTEVVDRLPEGWKTLVGEGGSALSGGERQRVAIARAFLKDAPILLLDEVTSALDGVNEASVTRALSELSKGRTVLVIAHRLSTIRRADRIVVLRDGRIEAIGGHEELYGTDGTYREFWDDQAEVERWRISRHEGAR, from the coding sequence ATGATCACGACGCTCCTGTCTCTCCTCGACTCCCGCTCGGCGTTGAAGGCGAGCATCTTCGCCCACGCGCTCTCCGGAGTGCTCCAGGGGATCGCCCTGGCCCTCCTCGTCCCCTTCCTCTCCTCCTTCCTCAGCAGCGGCGCACCCGATCCCCTGTGGCTCGCCCCGCTCCTCATCGCAGTCCTCCTCGCCATGGCGGCCTCGATCGCCGGATCCGTCATCGCCTTCAGAGTCGCCTCCATCGACATGTGCGGCACCCTGATCCGCAAGGTCGGCGCGCGCGTCCAGGAGCTCCCCCTCGGCTGGTTCGACGCAGGCTCGACGGGGCGCGTCACGACGGCGACCTCCACGAGCATCTCGCTCCTGTCGCACCTGCCCTCAATCGTCATCCCGAAACTCGTCTCGACCGCCGGCAGCGCCCTCGTCCTCCTCCTCGCGACCCTGTACTACGACTGGCGGATGGGACTCGCGATCGCCGTCTCGATCCCCATCGCCCTGTGGGCCCTGCGACTGCTGCGAAAGGCGGTCGTGCGCGAACACCGCGCCGAGGAGGAGGCGATGACCGACCTCAGCTCACGGATCCTCGAGTTCGCGCGCCTCCAACCCGTCCTGCGCGCCACGAGCGCCCTCGAGGACGGATGGGGCCCCTTGGAGGGCGCGCTCCGCCGAGAGCACGAGACGACGAGGAGGGCGGGCCTGGCGAAGGGGCCCGCGGGCGCCCTCTTCCACGCGGGAATCCAGATCCCCCTCGTCCTCGCCCTGGGAATCGGCGCATTCAGGATGCTCGGGGGCGAGCTCGACGAAACGGCCTTCATCGCCCTCGCCCTGATGGCCGTGCGCTTCGCCGAACCGACGGGCATGCTCGCCTTCTACGTCGACCCCCTTCACCAGTCGCGAGTCGCCCTCGACGGCATCTCCTCCATCATCGACGCGCCCGGTCTTCCCGAGCCCGCCGACGACGAGGCGCGGGTCCCCTCGAAGCCCCTCGACGTCGTCCTCGACGACGTCTCCTTCTCCTACAACCCGGATCGGCCCGTCCTCGAGCACCTCGACATCACCCTCCCCGCCGAGTCGGTCACCGCCCTCGTCGGGCCTTCGGGCTCTGGGAAGTCCACCGTGCTGCGCCTCATCGCCCGCTTCTGGGACGCCGACTCCGGATCGATCCGCATCGGAGACGCGGACGTGCGCGCCGTGCGCACCCCCGATCTCATGAACATGGTCTCGATGGTCTTCCAGGACGTCTACCTCTTCGACACGAGCATCGAGGAGAACGTCCGCATCGGCAGGAGCGGTGCGAGCGACGAGGAGGTGGCCGCAGCGGCGGCGAGGGCGGGCCTCACGGAGGTCGTCGACAGGCTCCCCGAGGGCTGGAAGACCCTCGTCGGCGAGGGCGGATCGGCCCTCTCCGGCGGCGAGAGGCAGAGGGTCGCGATCGCGAGGGCCTTCCTCAAGGACGCGCCGATCCTCCTCCTCGATGAGGTGACGAGCGCCCTCGACGGCGTCAACGAGGCCTCGGTGACGAGGGCCCTCTCCGAGCTCTCGAAGGGGCGCACGGTCCTCGTCATCGCCCACCGCCTCTCGACCATCCGCCGGGCGGACCGCATCGTCGTCCTGCGCGACGGCAGGATCGAGGCGATCGGCGGGCACGAGGAGCTCTACGGGACGGACGGCACCTACCGGGAGTTCTGGGACGACCAGGCCGAGGTCGAGCGCTGGAGGATCTCACGGCACGAGGGGGCGCGATGA
- a CDS encoding ABC transporter ATP-binding protein encodes MNTRLTLSSLLKPVLPSIIGVFLCGFASAGFTLLSPIAVTRLALGALRGNLDSRTALFWLAMILIGFSLAHLLAGGATSYAHMVEFRFRRELRERIARHVSRLPLGWFVSESSGRIRTIIAEDVTKIHTIIAHFGVDLGAGIGTLLLGSAYLIALSWPYALILLVWLLVSLALFTVAMMLNPASGIEEFTEAEKDLSSSTVEMVDGIATVKAFGMSDSLFRRFSAALDRYTTASYEWMKGPGRPMAVLMVLISPAGMLVPVLLGGWALASAGLIEAILIVPFLLVGVALPSGLDGVIPLAHLLTQGKDAAERIGALLAEEPLPEAEHPLAIDPAAPAEVVLEDVSFRYREDAPYALRNVSARFPAGSVTAVVGPSGSGKSTLVKLIARFWDTSEGRILVSGAPIKELATPALLSQLAIVLQDGGLLSDSVTENIRLGCPDATEEEIVEAAKSALIHERILELPRGYDSVIGTEGAHFSGGEAQRLALARAFLSDSRILLLDEATAQADPHSERRIQEALGALARNRTTIVIAHRLATVVDADQILVLDQGRLVDSGTHTELLARKGVYADMWKAQQ; translated from the coding sequence ATGAACACCCGACTCACCCTCTCCTCGCTGCTCAAGCCCGTCCTCCCCTCCATCATCGGGGTCTTCCTCTGCGGATTCGCCTCAGCGGGCTTCACCCTCCTCTCCCCGATCGCCGTCACGCGCCTCGCCCTCGGCGCCCTCAGGGGAAACCTCGATTCCCGCACCGCCCTCTTCTGGCTCGCGATGATCCTCATCGGCTTCTCCCTCGCCCATCTCCTGGCCGGCGGGGCGACCTCGTACGCCCACATGGTCGAATTCCGATTCCGCCGGGAGCTGCGCGAACGCATCGCCCGCCACGTCTCGCGACTCCCCCTGGGGTGGTTCGTCTCCGAATCCTCCGGACGGATCCGCACGATCATCGCCGAGGACGTGACGAAGATCCACACGATCATCGCCCACTTCGGAGTCGATCTCGGAGCGGGAATCGGAACCCTCCTCCTGGGCTCCGCCTACCTCATCGCCCTGTCGTGGCCCTACGCCCTCATTCTCCTCGTCTGGCTCCTCGTCTCCCTCGCGCTCTTCACGGTCGCGATGATGCTCAACCCCGCCTCCGGCATCGAGGAGTTCACCGAGGCCGAGAAGGACCTCAGCTCCTCGACCGTGGAAATGGTCGACGGGATCGCCACGGTCAAGGCCTTCGGCATGTCCGACAGCCTCTTCCGGAGGTTCTCCGCGGCCCTCGACCGGTACACGACCGCCTCCTACGAATGGATGAAGGGGCCCGGACGGCCGATGGCGGTCCTCATGGTCCTCATCTCCCCCGCCGGGATGCTCGTCCCCGTCCTGCTCGGCGGCTGGGCGCTCGCCTCGGCGGGCCTCATCGAAGCGATCCTCATCGTCCCCTTCCTCCTCGTCGGCGTCGCACTGCCCTCGGGACTCGACGGCGTCATCCCGCTCGCCCACCTCCTCACTCAGGGGAAGGACGCCGCCGAGCGCATCGGCGCCCTCCTCGCGGAAGAGCCCCTTCCCGAAGCCGAGCACCCCCTCGCGATCGATCCCGCAGCGCCGGCGGAAGTCGTCCTCGAGGACGTCTCCTTCCGCTACCGGGAGGACGCGCCCTACGCCCTCCGGAACGTATCGGCCCGCTTCCCCGCGGGCTCGGTCACGGCCGTCGTCGGCCCCTCCGGCTCGGGCAAATCCACCCTCGTCAAGCTCATCGCCCGATTCTGGGACACGAGCGAAGGACGCATCCTCGTGTCGGGGGCGCCCATCAAGGAACTCGCCACCCCCGCGCTCCTCTCGCAACTCGCGATCGTCCTCCAGGACGGGGGGCTGCTCAGCGACAGCGTCACCGAGAACATCCGGCTCGGCTGCCCCGACGCCACCGAGGAGGAGATCGTCGAGGCCGCCAAGTCCGCCCTCATCCACGAGCGGATACTCGAGCTGCCCCGGGGCTACGACTCCGTCATCGGCACCGAGGGAGCCCACTTCTCGGGCGGCGAGGCGCAGAGGCTCGCCCTCGCCCGCGCATTCCTCTCCGATTCGAGGATCCTCCTCCTCGACGAGGCGACCGCCCAGGCGGACCCCCATTCCGAGCGCCGCATCCAGGAGGCGCTCGGCGCCCTCGCCCGGAACCGCACGACCATCGTCATCGCACACCGCCTCGCCACCGTCGTCGACGCCGACCAGATCCTCGTCCTCGATCAGGGGCGGCTCGTCGACAGCGGAACGCACACCGAACTCCTCGCCCGCAAGGGCGTCTACGCGGACATGTGGAAGGCCCAGCAATGA
- a CDS encoding energy-coupling factor transporter transmembrane component T codes for MTPVLAPPQPPAPLGLHSLLGFDPLSPLLAIIPFIAIVGTSLSWHPGALVLLLVAPMLPLAQARRGSASLLGLAVFVLLLTVGIAAASSAPTIPLTDDPSALPPLPWFTAEQWNIAFNTSARIGAIIALLLSAGLLSAPEDTVRAFVIHLKMPNRIGQAGITALGFLPALRREHRSILEAHLLRGSRLDLPLLETPVRWARSAPALIAAAVRRAERTAMSMDARAFGAFPTRTERSALSWRPRDTALILLALLLAAVLLHQSWDTGFALTPNRL; via the coding sequence TTGACCCCCGTCCTTGCCCCTCCGCAACCGCCCGCGCCCCTCGGACTGCACTCCCTCCTGGGTTTCGACCCCCTCTCCCCCCTCCTCGCGATCATCCCCTTCATCGCGATCGTCGGGACCTCGCTCTCCTGGCATCCCGGCGCCCTCGTCCTCCTCCTCGTCGCGCCCATGCTGCCCCTCGCCCAAGCGCGCCGGGGTTCCGCGTCGCTCCTCGGCCTCGCCGTCTTCGTCCTCCTGCTCACCGTGGGGATCGCCGCCGCTTCATCCGCCCCGACGATCCCCCTCACGGACGACCCCTCGGCCCTGCCGCCCCTCCCCTGGTTTACGGCGGAGCAGTGGAACATCGCCTTCAACACCTCGGCGCGCATCGGGGCGATCATCGCCCTCCTCCTCTCCGCCGGACTCCTGTCCGCCCCCGAGGACACCGTGCGGGCCTTCGTCATCCACCTCAAGATGCCCAATCGCATCGGCCAAGCCGGAATCACCGCCCTCGGCTTCCTGCCCGCACTGCGCCGCGAACACCGGTCGATCCTCGAAGCCCACCTCCTCAGGGGGTCCCGCCTCGACCTCCCCCTCCTCGAAACCCCCGTCCGCTGGGCGCGATCCGCGCCCGCCCTGATCGCGGCCGCCGTCCGCCGCGCCGAACGCACCGCGATGTCGATGGACGCCAGAGCCTTCGGCGCGTTCCCGACGCGCACCGAGCGCAGCGCCCTCTCCTGGCGCCCGCGCGATACGGCTCTCATCCTGCTCGCCCTCCTCCTGGCGGCCGTCCTGCTCCACCAGTCCTGGGACACCGGATTCGCCCTGACCCCCAACCGCCTCTGA
- a CDS encoding ATP-binding cassette domain-containing protein: MTTAARLEGLRIHYRASTAPTPRTPLTLELEEGSSTLLIGPSGCGKSSISLTLDGLVPHSVPSGYSGSVLVDGAEVADADIAALARSVALVMQDPDSQIVTRRVWDEVAYALENLCMAREEIDERVSSALRFLGIEDLAARDPWSLSGGQRQRVVLAGALAQRPRLLVLDEPSANLDPKATRDLHSALADIVDAGTTLLIVEHNLDELAHRVHRVVALDHEGAVIAQGTPREVFSLEARALQAAGIRLPAATRLGLLLGEAHPPLGPDQAEEMLARLSPSLPPAPTDSPETPSPDAGPREDDPLLEARGLGFSRSRTPILKDIDLRIAKGETVALIGANGAGKTTLLRLLAGLEAPSSGTILRPGREGLARRRRSHSNCTLVTQNPEHQFVTSNVRDELAHGMRLAKTPRAEIDRAVERMLSDYGLADVADRNPFTLSGGQKRRLSVAAALSSPRELLLLDEPTFGQDGRSIRALMERAREFTSRRGAVLFTTHDLEIASTYADRVIVLADGSIGAQGPAHRILSDDGLLESLGLLAAPLTRIAAQARLAGAPVPRWSSWSEVPVLEEAPR, encoded by the coding sequence GTGACGACGGCAGCGCGCCTCGAAGGCCTGAGGATCCACTACCGCGCCTCCACCGCCCCCACGCCCCGCACCCCCCTCACCCTCGAACTCGAAGAGGGCTCCTCGACCCTCCTCATCGGCCCCTCCGGCTGCGGGAAGTCGAGCATATCCCTCACCCTCGACGGCCTCGTCCCCCACTCGGTCCCCTCCGGCTACAGCGGATCGGTCCTCGTCGACGGCGCCGAGGTCGCGGACGCCGACATCGCCGCACTCGCCCGGAGCGTCGCCCTCGTCATGCAGGATCCCGACTCCCAGATCGTCACCCGCCGCGTCTGGGACGAAGTCGCCTACGCCCTCGAGAACCTGTGCATGGCGAGGGAGGAGATCGACGAAAGAGTCTCCTCCGCCCTCCGCTTCCTCGGCATCGAGGACCTCGCCGCGCGCGACCCCTGGAGCCTGTCGGGCGGGCAGCGCCAAAGAGTCGTCCTCGCCGGCGCCCTCGCGCAACGGCCCCGCCTCCTCGTCCTCGACGAACCGAGCGCGAACCTCGACCCGAAGGCGACCCGGGACCTCCACAGCGCCCTCGCCGACATCGTCGACGCCGGGACGACGCTCCTCATCGTCGAGCACAACCTCGACGAGCTCGCCCACCGGGTCCACCGGGTCGTCGCCCTCGATCACGAAGGGGCGGTCATCGCCCAGGGGACTCCCCGCGAGGTCTTCTCCCTCGAAGCACGGGCGCTGCAAGCCGCGGGGATCCGCCTGCCCGCAGCGACTCGCCTGGGGCTCCTCCTCGGCGAGGCGCACCCGCCGCTCGGCCCCGATCAGGCCGAGGAGATGCTCGCCCGTCTCTCCCCCTCCCTTCCCCCCGCGCCCACCGACTCCCCCGAAACCCCCTCCCCGGACGCCGGACCCCGCGAGGACGACCCCCTCCTGGAGGCCCGCGGACTCGGATTCTCCCGCTCGAGAACCCCGATCCTGAAGGACATCGATCTGCGGATCGCCAAGGGCGAAACAGTCGCCCTCATCGGGGCGAACGGAGCGGGCAAGACCACCCTCCTGCGCCTCCTCGCCGGACTCGAAGCGCCGAGCTCGGGCACGATCCTGCGGCCGGGGCGCGAAGGCCTCGCACGACGCCGCCGCTCGCACTCGAATTGCACCCTGGTCACCCAGAACCCCGAACACCAATTCGTCACCTCGAACGTCCGCGACGAACTCGCCCACGGGATGCGACTCGCGAAGACGCCACGAGCCGAGATCGATCGCGCGGTCGAAAGGATGCTCAGCGACTACGGCCTCGCCGACGTCGCCGACCGCAACCCCTTCACCCTCTCCGGAGGGCAGAAGAGGCGCCTGAGCGTCGCAGCCGCCCTGAGCTCGCCCCGCGAGCTCCTGCTCCTCGATGAGCCGACCTTCGGGCAGGACGGACGATCAATCCGAGCCCTCATGGAACGCGCACGCGAATTCACCTCGCGCCGAGGAGCGGTCCTCTTCACCACTCACGACCTCGAAATCGCCTCGACCTACGCCGATCGCGTCATCGTCCTCGCAGACGGCTCGATCGGCGCCCAGGGCCCCGCCCATCGGATCCTGTCCGACGACGGACTCCTCGAATCCCTCGGGCTCCTCGCCGCGCCCCTGACCCGCATCGCGGCGCAAGCGCGCCTCGCAGGCGCCCCCGTTCCCCGCTGGTCCTCCTGGTCCGAGGTCCCCGTCCTGGAAGAAGCCCCCCGTTGA